One stretch of Calditrichota bacterium DNA includes these proteins:
- a CDS encoding NADH-quinone oxidoreductase subunit B: MNGKLDAVNSPEDKGLEIVANWARKNSLWVIAYGTGCGAIEVPPTMTSRYDVERFGITMMATPRQADVILVTGYVTVKTLKRIIRTYEQMQDPKYVIGFGSCPINGGMYWDSYNTIKMLDKYIPVDTWIAGCMPRPESIIESLLHLQENIKNGRANGYQKYRDNLEWYRANQRKIIKNWTMPDYNW, encoded by the coding sequence ATGAACGGTAAATTAGACGCTGTAAATTCCCCCGAAGATAAGGGATTGGAGATTGTAGCCAACTGGGCAAGGAAAAATTCCCTCTGGGTGATTGCTTATGGTACGGGTTGCGGGGCTATCGAAGTACCGCCCACAATGACCTCCCGTTACGATGTGGAACGGTTTGGCATTACTATGATGGCCACACCCCGCCAGGCTGACGTGATTTTGGTGACAGGCTACGTGACGGTAAAAACGCTCAAGCGGATTATCCGAACCTACGAACAGATGCAGGATCCAAAATATGTCATCGGTTTTGGCTCGTGTCCCATTAACGGCGGAATGTACTGGGATTCCTACAACACCATTAAAATGTTGGATAAATATATTCCTGTGGATACCTGGATTGCCGGATGCATGCCGCGGCCCGAATCCATTATCGAATCCCTGCTTCACCTTCAGGAGAATATTAAGAACGGCCGGGCAAATGGTTATCAAAAGTACAGGGACAACCTGGAATGGTACCGGGCGAATCAAAGAAAAATCATAAAAAATTGGACGATGCCGGATTATAATTGGTAA
- a CDS encoding NADH-quinone oxidoreductase subunit H — protein sequence MTTLLGLLVIVFMAWTIGLLYMGIDRKITARVQNRYGPPVYQQFIDVIKLFKKKSAISHGTMFHLGPAFAVTGSVSTLLFIPVLTGSTFFSGLSFQGDLILIIYLMVFGSLGMALAVGESANPNGIIGVSRGLTQMLGFELPFLVAVITLMMHYHTTSLVELVNAQAGGHWNIIHSPLASIAAFVALLGMMGHQPFDVPIAPQEIASGPMSEFGGKYLGTMMSSHAIFVFAKLTLFTDLFLGGAGNLVSLVVKTFAIFLWPVFVGLVYPRFRTEQTIGFFWTWPTLIGLLGLVLLIW from the coding sequence ATGACCACACTTTTGGGATTGCTGGTAATTGTTTTTATGGCCTGGACAATCGGGCTCCTGTACATGGGAATTGACCGAAAAATTACGGCCAGGGTACAAAATCGCTATGGACCACCGGTTTACCAGCAGTTTATTGATGTCATAAAGCTATTTAAGAAAAAATCAGCCATTTCACACGGAACCATGTTTCATCTGGGGCCGGCTTTTGCAGTAACCGGTTCGGTGTCCACCCTGCTGTTTATTCCGGTACTGACCGGATCCACTTTTTTTTCCGGTTTGAGCTTTCAAGGAGATTTAATTCTCATTATTTATTTGATGGTGTTCGGCAGCCTTGGAATGGCTCTGGCTGTTGGGGAAAGCGCAAACCCCAACGGCATTATCGGGGTTTCAAGAGGCCTTACCCAAATGCTTGGGTTTGAATTACCGTTTCTTGTGGCCGTTATTACCCTGATGATGCACTATCATACCACCTCGTTGGTGGAATTGGTGAACGCTCAGGCGGGGGGCCATTGGAACATAATTCATTCCCCCTTGGCCAGTATTGCGGCTTTTGTTGCCCTGTTGGGTATGATGGGGCACCAGCCCTTTGATGTGCCCATTGCCCCTCAGGAAATTGCATCCGGCCCCATGTCAGAATTTGGGGGGAAATATCTGGGAACCATGATGTCCAGCCACGCCATTTTTGTGTTTGCGAAACTGACCCTCTTTACAGATTTGTTTTTAGGGGGAGCCGGCAATCTGGTTTCTTTAGTGGTCAAGACATTTGCAATCTTTTTGTGGCCGGTTTTTGTGGGATTGGTTTATCCCCGGTTTCGAACCGAACAAACCATCGGCTTTTTTTGGACCTGGCCGACCCTGATTGGACTGCTTGGCCTGGTTTTATTGATTTGGTAA
- a CDS encoding proton-conducting membrane transporter encodes MPLLTLGFNLYLVISLIPKALKKPIIVVIAGWKPPVGINLTIGPLGIFLALIITSVAFLVAIYSIWYIKVEPKEKYCMLCLMLVTGSLGMVLTGDIFNMFVFMEITSISAYALTGFIRDRDGSEAAFKYLMIGSLGSNFVLLGILLIYVGTGTLNMADIAAKMPTMDPKLAVMAVILMVVGLGIESEMFPLNGWAPDAYSMAPSPIGAIFGAIVVKGAVYALARMIYTIFDFHSLFYFLVIMGIITLLIAEMSALRQKQVKRMLAFSSIGQMGMILVALGLGTLGGIVAGLFQILNHAILKALLFLAAGYLVYHSGSKNIEDMDGMGRKTPLTALAFSVGAFGIIGLPPLNGFWSKFLIISETVKAHYMLIAALILLGSVIEAVYYLRVVGRLFFKPAGQNIQAEQLPLSGLISMGVLVIAAIVIGLYPNWVMALLHPAARELFDKQFYIHSVLGTF; translated from the coding sequence TTGCCCCTTTTAACCCTTGGGTTTAATCTTTACCTGGTGATTTCCCTGATCCCCAAAGCCCTCAAAAAGCCTATTATTGTGGTCATTGCAGGGTGGAAGCCGCCCGTCGGTATCAATTTAACCATTGGCCCTCTGGGAATTTTTCTGGCCCTGATCATTACCAGTGTGGCCTTTTTGGTGGCCATTTATTCCATCTGGTATATCAAGGTGGAGCCAAAAGAAAAATACTGCATGCTTTGTTTAATGCTGGTCACCGGATCTCTTGGAATGGTTCTTACGGGCGATATTTTCAATATGTTTGTTTTTATGGAGATCACCAGTATTTCAGCCTATGCGCTGACGGGTTTCATTCGCGACAGGGATGGGTCGGAAGCGGCATTTAAATATTTGATGATTGGTTCCTTGGGGTCCAATTTTGTTTTGTTGGGTATTTTATTGATTTACGTGGGAACCGGGACCCTGAACATGGCGGATATTGCGGCCAAAATGCCCACCATGGATCCCAAACTGGCGGTAATGGCCGTTATTCTAATGGTGGTCGGTTTGGGGATTGAATCGGAGATGTTTCCTCTGAACGGGTGGGCTCCCGATGCCTATTCGATGGCGCCTTCTCCCATTGGGGCTATCTTCGGGGCAATTGTTGTAAAGGGGGCCGTGTATGCCCTCGCCCGCATGATCTACACGATATTTGATTTTCACAGCTTGTTCTATTTTCTTGTCATAATGGGAATCATTACACTGCTGATTGCAGAAATGTCTGCCCTGCGTCAGAAACAGGTGAAGCGAATGCTGGCGTTCTCAAGCATCGGCCAGATGGGAATGATTTTAGTCGCGTTGGGTCTGGGAACGTTAGGTGGAATTGTGGCGGGACTTTTTCAGATCCTGAATCACGCCATTCTGAAAGCGCTTCTCTTTCTTGCAGCCGGGTATCTGGTGTACCATTCGGGCAGTAAGAATATTGAAGATATGGACGGCATGGGGCGAAAGACTCCGCTCACGGCTCTGGCATTCAGTGTCGGTGCTTTTGGAATTATCGGGCTGCCCCCCCTGAATGGATTTTGGAGCAAATTCCTGATCATTTCCGAGACGGTCAAGGCCCATTACATGCTCATTGCCGCCCTTATTTTGTTGGGCAGCGTTATTGAGGCGGTTTACTACCTTCGCGTGGTTGGCAGACTTTTCTTTAAACCTGCCGGACAAAATATTCAGGCGGAACAACTGCCCCTGTCGGGTTTAATTTCAATGGGAGTTCTGGTTATCGCGGCCATTGTAATCGGACTGTATCCCAATTGGGTGATGGCTTTGTTGCATCCGGCTGCACGGGAATTATTCGACAAACAATTCTATATTCACAGTGTGTTAGGAACGTTCTAA
- a CDS encoding cation:proton antiporter (subunit C of antiporter complex involved in resistance to high concentrations of Na+, K+, Li+ and/or alkali) → MIYYMASISLILIGAYAVLTKKNLIKIVLGLSIIETGVNILLISIGYIHGKTAPIFSNMSMKASQMVDPVPQALVLTAIVIGLAVTAMALSIVIRLYDHHKTLNINKIRQLKW, encoded by the coding sequence ATGATTTATTATATGGCGTCAATTTCACTTATTTTGATTGGAGCGTACGCCGTTCTGACGAAAAAGAATTTGATTAAGATCGTTCTTGGATTGAGCATAATTGAAACCGGGGTAAATATTCTTCTGATTTCAATTGGTTATATCCATGGAAAGACCGCTCCGATTTTTTCAAATATGTCCATGAAGGCGTCACAAATGGTCGATCCCGTGCCCCAGGCACTGGTGCTAACGGCCATCGTGATTGGTCTGGCGGTCACGGCTATGGCTCTTTCAATTGTTATTCGATTGTACGATCATCATAAGACACTCAATATTAACAAAATCCGACAATTGAAATGGTGA
- a CDS encoding cation:proton antiporter, protein MRKTLSILALAVIGYYLIVTMSAIPFGQDRMNPDVAKVYLTEGVPKTGSVNIVTAIVVNFRGFDTLGEVTVLFLAATGLGAMLYDKRGKRRPRTEASPVVRVGARILFPLIVLLGAYVFVHGHLTPGGGFPGGVIIATGFLLMYMAYRSYDVSHWGLSITESLAGMIFVSIGLLGLIYGQSFLYNFLPPGVPNTIFSAGVIPLIYIAIGLKVGSELTGVIDNMMETIR, encoded by the coding sequence ATGAGAAAAACCTTAAGCATTTTAGCGCTGGCCGTGATTGGTTATTATCTCATTGTAACCATGTCCGCCATTCCCTTCGGCCAGGATCGGATGAATCCGGATGTGGCGAAGGTTTATCTTACGGAGGGCGTTCCCAAAACGGGTTCTGTTAATATTGTAACGGCCATTGTTGTCAATTTCAGGGGATTTGATACGCTGGGAGAAGTGACGGTTTTATTCCTGGCTGCAACGGGTCTGGGGGCGATGCTCTATGACAAGCGGGGCAAACGCCGTCCGCGGACAGAGGCCAGCCCCGTTGTGAGGGTCGGGGCACGAATCCTGTTTCCGCTGATTGTTTTGCTGGGTGCCTATGTTTTTGTGCACGGACATCTGACACCGGGGGGCGGATTTCCGGGAGGGGTGATTATTGCCACCGGATTTCTGCTGATGTACATGGCCTACCGGAGCTACGATGTAAGTCACTGGGGATTGAGCATTACGGAATCCCTTGCCGGAATGATATTTGTGAGTATCGGGCTTCTGGGGTTAATCTACGGACAGAGCTTTTTGTACAATTTTTTGCCGCCCGGTGTTCCCAACACGATTTTCAGTGCGGGCGTCATTCCCTTAATTTACATTGCCATCGGTCTGAAGGTTGGTTCTGAATTAACCGGTGTGATCGATAATATGATGGAAACCATTCGTTAA
- a CDS encoding DUF4040 domain-containing protein: MATALLVVLTVVIIGAAILTVYFRDLVAAIVASSVISLIASVYFYLLQAPDVAMTEAAVGVGLTTVIFIITVRKTKRYEE; this comes from the coding sequence ATGGCAACAGCTTTATTGGTTGTATTAACGGTTGTAATTATTGGCGCCGCCATTTTAACGGTTTATTTCAGGGATTTGGTGGCGGCGATTGTGGCCAGCTCGGTCATTAGTCTGATTGCGTCGGTCTATTTTTATCTGCTTCAGGCACCCGACGTTGCAATGACCGAAGCCGCCGTTGGAGTCGGCTTAACAACGGTTATTTTTATTATTACGGTTCGTAAAACCAAAAGGTACGAAGAATGA
- a CDS encoding Na+/H+ antiporter subunit G: MLTVIGHIVTTIGVIFLFLGGLGILRFPDVYNRLQAGTKATTLGSFFTIVGVGIIHPQWIFKTIIIAFFILLASPISSHALGRGSYKSGVKLWGKSVTDHYKEVSEHGGIEDE, translated from the coding sequence ATGCTGACTGTTATCGGACATATCGTAACCACCATCGGCGTTATTTTTTTATTTTTGGGGGGGCTTGGTATTCTTCGTTTTCCCGATGTCTACAACCGCCTGCAAGCGGGTACAAAGGCAACCACACTGGGATCGTTTTTTACGATTGTCGGTGTGGGGATTATTCATCCGCAATGGATTTTTAAAACCATTATTATTGCATTTTTTATTCTTCTGGCATCTCCGATTTCAAGCCATGCGCTTGGCCGGGGAAGCTACAAGAGCGGTGTAAAACTGTGGGGAAAAAGCGTTACGGATCACTATAAAGAAGTTTCCGAACACGGTGGAATTGAGGACGAATAA
- a CDS encoding cation:proton antiporter (subunit F of antiporter complex involved in resistance to high concentrations of Na+, K+, Li+ and/or alkali): MIFYFAVIGLALVVTSLRVIKGPTTSDRLVAADAMTTITTSLLVLLGLYFDRYIYIDVALVYAVLSFVGVLTIARYLEGGL; the protein is encoded by the coding sequence ATGATTTTTTATTTTGCAGTCATTGGCCTTGCATTGGTGGTAACCAGCCTGCGTGTGATTAAGGGCCCAACCACATCGGACCGCCTGGTGGCTGCCGATGCCATGACCACAATCACAACGTCTCTTCTGGTTCTTTTGGGATTGTACTTTGATCGCTACATTTACATCGATGTAGCCTTGGTTTATGCCGTCTTAAGTTTTGTGGGCGTTTTGACGATTGCCCGATACCTGGAAGGGGGGCTCTAA
- a CDS encoding Na+/H+ antiporter subunit E translates to MAGRFNQFLFSLIAFFGIWIAFTSSLNPQELIVGFTFSFISAYFYAPHFNSTGLRNLAPKRVFTLFIYFFVFFWEMIKANLDVAYRVLSPKMPINPGIVEFKTTLTSEVGKLALANSITLTPGTLTMDIIGDRYFIHWIDVKTDDKEKAREIIAGKFEKYLKEIYE, encoded by the coding sequence ATGGCCGGAAGATTCAATCAATTTTTATTCAGCCTTATTGCGTTTTTCGGAATCTGGATTGCTTTTACAAGCTCATTAAATCCGCAAGAACTAATTGTCGGATTTACGTTTTCTTTCATATCTGCCTACTTTTATGCACCCCATTTTAATTCAACCGGTCTGCGTAATTTAGCCCCCAAGCGTGTATTTACACTTTTCATTTATTTTTTTGTTTTCTTCTGGGAAATGATTAAGGCCAATCTGGATGTGGCCTATCGTGTGCTCAGTCCTAAAATGCCCATTAATCCGGGGATTGTTGAGTTCAAGACCACCCTCACATCCGAGGTTGGGAAATTGGCTCTGGCCAATTCGATTACGTTAACTCCCGGCACATTGACCATGGACATTATTGGAGACCGATATTTTATCCACTGGATTGATGTCAAAACGGACGACAAAGAAAAGGCCCGCGAAATCATTGCCGGAAAATTTGAAAAATACTTAAAGGAGATATACGAGTGA
- a CDS encoding response regulator transcription factor, translated as MGEDKILVAVENEILRKKIVKTLRESGFSIAEAKDGRGVISHLNEDPPIILFLDANLPEISGWEICRELKNDQLTRRIGIVLSAYDADENDRVKGLELGADDFINYPFGMREMLARVKALYRRIRLTQNRIKVRDIEIDLDEHRVKKAGHPIDLTYIQFKLLYLLASRRENVFSRQEILEKVWGHKIYVTNRTVDVHIKRLREKLGEVKYPSKYIETIHGVGYRFM; from the coding sequence ATGGGAGAAGACAAAATTTTAGTGGCAGTTGAGAATGAGATTCTCAGAAAAAAAATTGTAAAAACACTTCGCGAATCAGGTTTTAGTATTGCAGAAGCCAAGGACGGCAGGGGGGTTATTTCTCATTTGAATGAAGATCCGCCCATTATTCTCTTTTTGGACGCCAATCTTCCTGAGATTTCCGGGTGGGAAATATGCCGCGAATTGAAGAATGATCAGTTGACCCGCCGAATAGGCATTGTTTTAAGTGCTTATGATGCGGATGAGAATGACCGAGTCAAGGGGTTGGAATTGGGGGCCGATGATTTTATCAATTATCCGTTTGGCATGCGGGAAATGCTGGCCCGGGTAAAAGCGCTGTACCGGCGTATCCGTCTTACACAAAACCGCATTAAGGTGCGGGATATTGAAATTGATCTGGATGAACATCGCGTGAAAAAGGCCGGGCACCCCATCGACTTAACCTATATTCAATTCAAACTGCTCTATCTTTTGGCGTCGCGACGAGAAAATGTGTTTTCGCGCCAGGAAATTCTGGAAAAGGTTTGGGGGCATAAAATCTATGTCACAAACCGTACGGTGGACGTTCATATTAAGCGCCTGCGTGAAAAATTGGGGGAGGTAAAATATCCTTCAAAATATATTGAAACAATCCACGGAGTCGGTTATCGATTTATGTAA